From the Borreliella garinii genome, one window contains:
- a CDS encoding DUF5425 family lipoprotein yields the protein MAFTIKNTGSHSCSSREANLSDSYNKNYSYCKSN from the coding sequence ATAGCTTTTACCATTAAGAATACTGGAAGTCATTCTTGTTCTTCTAGAGAAGCCAATCTTTCGGATTCCTATAATAAAAACTATTCATATTGCAAAAGCAACTGA
- a CDS encoding ABC transporter permease has product MFKLAFYNIFRDLRRTILLSLLLSSSVVFLLVFVGYMNFSREGMEKSFVSSTGHIQIAKENYFNPKFSSLKNELLLEEKDINLIRDEIVGYDELQSTNLIVNFDGLLGNSSTSNPVFAFAYEDPDIITSSLSLLEGEPIFHDSNGGEFLLGSNLAASFGIEKIMETNSDLTLMTNLLGRGLNFQNIKVAGIVKFPFSTADNIFAITTIKTLKDLFAFEGGAHVIQVFLKDNSTLETFKKKLDNFKKNKGIAFDYNDWFEINPYFKSVLGMTRTTFIFILVLVSLLIFIAFFQITTALSIERTRELGTLRAIGLTKLELFYSLFLEIVIISVINIVIGVILAYFAKLFVQFQKISFTPPGYSETYYINIFYYASDIIYVSIFMLVLAIFSSILPFSKASKKSVIEVMNDA; this is encoded by the coding sequence GTGTTTAAATTGGCTTTTTACAATATTTTTAGAGATTTAAGGCGTACAATTCTATTGTCGTTGCTTCTATCAAGTTCTGTGGTATTTTTATTGGTTTTTGTTGGATATATGAATTTTAGCAGAGAAGGGATGGAAAAGAGCTTTGTCAGTTCAACTGGTCATATTCAAATTGCGAAAGAAAATTATTTTAATCCTAAATTTAGTAGTCTTAAGAACGAGTTGCTACTTGAAGAAAAGGATATCAATCTTATACGAGATGAAATAGTTGGTTATGATGAATTACAATCCACCAATTTAATAGTTAATTTTGATGGGCTTCTTGGAAATTCTTCGACAAGTAACCCGGTTTTTGCATTTGCCTATGAAGACCCAGACATAATTACAAGCAGTCTATCTTTACTAGAAGGTGAACCGATTTTTCATGATTCTAATGGGGGTGAGTTTTTACTTGGGAGTAATTTAGCGGCTTCATTTGGTATAGAAAAAATAATGGAAACTAATTCTGATCTTACACTAATGACAAATTTACTCGGCAGAGGTTTGAATTTTCAAAATATTAAAGTTGCTGGAATTGTAAAATTTCCATTTTCAACAGCAGATAATATTTTTGCGATTACTACTATTAAGACTTTAAAAGACTTGTTTGCATTTGAGGGTGGCGCACACGTGATCCAAGTGTTTTTAAAGGATAATTCTACTTTAGAAACTTTTAAAAAGAAATTAGATAATTTTAAAAAAAATAAGGGGATTGCATTTGATTATAATGACTGGTTTGAGATTAATCCTTATTTTAAATCTGTTTTAGGGATGACTAGAACAACATTTATATTCATATTGGTTTTAGTATCTCTTCTTATATTTATTGCATTTTTCCAGATAACGACAGCATTAAGCATTGAGCGCACTAGAGAACTTGGCACATTAAGAGCAATTGGTTTAACCAAATTGGAACTTTTTTACTCTCTATTTTTAGAAATTGTAATCATTTCTGTCATAAATATCGTTATAGGAGTAATATTGGCTTATTTTGCTAAACTTTTTGTTCAGTTTCAGAAAATTAGTTTTACTCCCCCAGGCTATTCAGAAACATATTATATCAATATATTTTATTATGCTAGTGATATAATATATGTTTCAATCTTTATGTTAGTTCTTGCTATTTTTTCTTCTATTTTGCCATTTAGCAAAGCAAGTAAGAAATCGGTAATAGAGGTAATGAACGATGCTTAA
- a CDS encoding ABC transporter ATP-binding protein, with product MGNISLDLKLVNKKYKIGQEIVHANKDISLSLKSRDMVWISGPTGSGKTTFMNLLSGIDSLDTGEIRFNSTLLSSMNEKDRTLFRRYNVGLIFQHFELIPSLTGFDNISLPLRFSRKSAKQLRSKTEELIEFFKLSKFVNKKPKYMSGGQRQRIGIARAFVYDPKLIIGDEITSHLDKETAIFVYTSIQKYLKDKNAIGIFVSHDYNLKNLANKLYRIEDGVLSLVGGECV from the coding sequence GTGGGGAATATTAGTCTAGATTTAAAATTGGTTAATAAAAAATACAAAATTGGGCAGGAAATTGTTCATGCAAATAAAGATATTTCACTTAGTTTAAAATCAAGGGACATGGTTTGGATTTCAGGGCCTACGGGGAGTGGTAAGACAACTTTTATGAATTTACTTTCTGGAATAGATTCGCTTGATACAGGAGAGATACGTTTCAACTCAACTCTTTTAAGTTCGATGAATGAAAAGGATAGGACTTTATTTAGAAGATATAACGTGGGGTTAATCTTTCAACATTTTGAGCTTATTCCAAGTCTTACAGGTTTTGATAACATTTCATTGCCCCTAAGATTTTCAAGGAAAAGTGCCAAGCAATTAAGGTCTAAAACGGAAGAATTAATAGAATTTTTTAAACTTTCAAAGTTTGTTAATAAAAAACCCAAATATATGTCTGGAGGACAAAGGCAAAGGATAGGAATAGCAAGAGCTTTTGTTTATGACCCCAAATTAATAATTGGAGATGAAATAACTAGTCATTTAGACAAAGAAACAGCCATTTTTGTTTATACTTCAATACAAAAGTATCTTAAAGATAAGAATGCAATTGGAATTTTCGTTTCTCATGATTACAATTTAAAAAATTTGGCTAATAAACTTTATAGAATAGAAGATGGAGTACTGTCTTTAGTGGGAGGTGAATGTGTTTAA